The DNA sequence CTGTTCGCGTATGTGGGAATACTATTTGTCGAAAAGGCATATTGGTGATGGGAGAATTTTGTGTTGAGATCCATATTTGTGAGAGCGCAGTCCATAGTGGACATGCCGGGCGAGGAATGTAGAGTAAATAACAACAGGAACAAATCTTCCAACGACGATTTGGATACCCAAAATAGAGGGAAGCAACAGCAGGACGATCCACAGAGGCGGCCGACAAGCCCTTATACGAGCAAACAGAGCTGCACTCAATCATCCCTTGGCTACCTGGCGGTCACAGAATACTAGATGTAGAGCCCCCTTCGAGAGGGTCACCAAACACCCTGGGACATGAGTGAACTGCAAAGGGTCGCTACGCCTACCGTCCTTGCATTCCGGAGAGAGGTGAGATCGAACAGCCGCGATGATAATTGGCCCGAAACCTCGATATGCGCCACCTGCAGGAGCGTCACAACGTGGAGGATCCGCTCTTCAGGGCCATTGCAGGTCCTCATTACAGAAGGAATGAGACAAGCCGCCCACAGGGACTCAGTGAAAACCCCTAAAGCGACCCGAACAGGACGTCACGGGCCTATCTTAAGCAGGACTGTTGCACCGGGCAATCAAAATCAGAGCCCCTAGAATGACCCCCTTGCTTCGGTTGCTGTGGGTGCGATGATTTGCTCCATTATTGAAGGTGGCCGCAATGACCAGCATGTGCAAAGCCTCCAATGGTCTGTAATTGCGGAGATTTCAACTGTCAATATTAAGATGCCACAAATGCCATCCGGGGGCGCGCGATGACCTCTGGAATATGAGCTTCTTGCTACAATTAGCCTCAACGCCCAGTCTGCTACTTCTGCTGTGATGAGAGGCATGTTTCATGTTGACGAAGGAGTAGACCCCGTATACCAGGGATCAAGTCCAAGGAGGTCTCTTAGAAGGGAGAACAGGGATTCCATAAGGAACGCCTCAATGTGATTTTCCCAACAGTCTAGCAGAATCGTAGGGAAAAGTACTccggaaggaggaggagaggatagtAACTCGATAGTTCATCTCCCTTCTTGGGGCGATCAATCATCTCCGAGACAAACAGTGCAAACTTCACCTTTATCGCTGCTTTTATCGCCGAtccagagaaaaaaaaaagtacgTAGAGCGGGAAAAAGAGCAGGAACATTGCTTTTTTCTCCACCCCTTTTGACTCGATtaatctttctttgcccttcGACAGCTCTCGTCATGCTATCGGAGTGCTTTATTGCGGCTACCCTGACGTCAGGCAAGGCCCCGGCGTCAGCGAGTCTCCGCGATGTAGGGATCTGCGTTCATGAGTTTCAACCATCACCCAACCTACGCTCCACCTTCAAGAAGAGCTCAACTCCGACCAATTGCCTGGCGGTGAGCCCGTCGCATGTGTACGCAGCTCAGGCGGAGAAAGCCATTGTCCATGTGTACAGCAGAGAGAAAGGGAATCAAGAGGCGGTTATCCCCTTCCCGGAGCGCATTCGCAGCCTTGCGATTGCGGGGAGCAAGAATGGCGACGTCTTGGTCTTGGGTACCGAAGGGGGCCGTCTGATCTTATGGGAAGTGAGTTTTAACTTAAATCCATTGCATCGCTATGCGGGAAGGAGGCGATTGGCCAAGCAATTCTAACGTGAGCTCTATTAATAGACTTGCACTGGACGTCAAGTCGCGACAACAGCATCCCATTTGAGCCCAGTAACCTCCCTGGTCGTTGACCCCAGTGACAATTTCATTCTATCCGGCTCGTCTGATGCCAGTATTCATGTCTGGCCTTTAGTCGACATCCTCTCTTTCACAAAGATCCCCTCCGGTCGGGATCGGCAACCACCAAACTGCCCTATCCGTACATTCTCGAACCACCGCGCTGCTATCACATCACTTGCCGTGGGGCATAGCTCCGGTAGATACAATATTGCCGTTTCGACAGCGCAAGATAACACAGCTATCGCCTGGGACTATCACACCGGACGCGTCCTGCGGACATTCCTCTTGCCTTCTAGCGCAGTCTCCCTGACCCTTGATCCAGTTGACCGTGCATTCTACGTCGGCTATGAAGATGGTAGCATCCAATCAGTGGACTTATACAAAGCCCAATCTTTTCAACATCCTCTCCACGACCCATCGTTACAGTCCACCCCCGCCCAACCCTCTGCGGAGGAGAAATGGTCTCCTCCGTCCGCCGACTGCGGCGCAGCGCAGTCCCTCTCACTCTCTTACGATGGAATGACCCTGCTATCTGGTCACCAGAACGGAAAGGTCCTGTCATGGAACGtcggaagaaagaaatacgCCACGACCGTAGCAGACTACACACATCCCGTGACGAACCTTCATATGCTCCCATTGGCTGGTCTTCCCAACCCCGGCCAGGATCTGAAAAGGGTAGCACACACAATCGTCAAGCCCCGATACGACAGTAGCCTGTCGGAATCATCTCAAGCTGCAGGCGCCGTACCTGCCGATTACACATTCAGCACCCACCTCCTCaactcaacatcatccaagCCCGCCGCAGCAAGGAACCTTGATGGCTCCGATCGAACAAACCAGTTCACAGAAGCTTTCACTAGTGCCGTCTTCCCCAACTCAATGATCGAAGAAGGTCTCGCCGAGCTAGCTGCCTTCAACCAACCGGGAGGCAGCACTGCTCAAGGCTCGCCCATGATGACACAAGCCACGAATTACGAGGACCTCGCAGCAAAGGACTCACAGATAGCATCCCTAGAAAGCGAGCTTGCAGCcctcaaaaagaaaacaacagcCAATGAGGCCGCCCGTCAACTCACCACAGACGAGGTAACAAAGCTCCGCTCCGACCTCGCCAATCTAAACGACTACGTCAACGGACTCCACCAGAAGCAAGACCAAGcacagagagaaaaggtcCTCCGGCAAGCCCGGAAAGAGGAACGCGAGACCCGCAAACGGGAAGCTTGGTTtaaggctgagaagaagggaaagaaaggcgatGCCGTCGTTCGAAGGATGGAAGCCGAGGAAGCTATGCAGACTAGTGACTCGGACGATCAGAGTAGTGATGAGTGATTGTTCATTGCTCTTTCCCGTAACCTGTCGCTTtacgttcttttccttcctgcttatattctttccatAAACTGTGCACGGCCCTGTCATGTCTAATTTATTTTGATTTACGAAGGCGCTATGGTTCAAAAGTTCAGGTTCAACTTGATAGATGGTAAGAGGCTTGTTAGGGTTATACTTTACGTACGCATTGTATATAGGAATGACTGACGCCACAATTGCTATACTGTGGCGCTTATCCTACCTTCTATCGTTTCCCGGAGACGAGGTAACTGATAAATGACCACCCAACAACGGCATGCCTCTGAATGGAATGTGGTGTCTTTAATTTCCACCATACGCTATGCTAAGTCAACCAATTTCCCGTACCCCAATCCCAGATGCATCCTCAGAGATAAAAGAATAAACTGCGACGCGACAGAATTCCAGACAATGTTGGATCATGATTCCATCACTGAAATTAAAGGACCAAATACCAATACGTACTAGGAAAGTCAATTGCTATGCTGGAACGGTCCGCATTCCTTGCGTGGCAGGAGTGACAAGTCACATTCTTTAGCGTTTGATCGTCGGTCAATGACTTGATGGCATATTTGGTGGTGGCAAGTAACATAAAGATAATGATCCCCACTGCTGTCCAAAACAGTCTTGCACATCCGTTCCAGGCGGTTCCATAGCAGAGAAAGCGAATagatcaagaaaaaagacgGTGGAGGGTAACCCTCACCTGGAATGTGCCAATACAACTCGACTTGTGGTTCGTCAAAGATTAGAAATTGCTCGATTTATACGATGGTCTCGGCCGATGGGTACCTTCCACTAAGCCCCAGAGACTCGTCAGTCCCAGCCAAACAGCCTCTTCGGTGCGGATTGTTCTACTCCCTtggccaggaagaaggttgacCCAGTAATCGAAAAGCTTCCCAGCTTCGGTCGCGCGAATATCCATGTCGCAGAGTTGAGGGTCGTTGTGAACTACTGCTTCAATCCCTGCTACACCACCGAACACAATAAGGAGGTGCTTGTAGTCCGGCGGGATTTTCCGTCGATCATAATTATCATGCTCTTGTCGATCTTCCTCTAGAACCGAATAGACTGGGGCGCCTCGCTCGGACGTTCCAAAGGAGAGGTCATAACCGCCATCGAATGGGCATTCGGTGAATACAGACGACAAAGATCGGCAGCGACGCACATAGTAGCCCCAATAGTACCCGGCTTCAGAACGAGGAGTAGAAGGATGTACGGGCTGCGCATAGTGCTCGCGACCATAGTCGGGGAACCGGACGGTTACGCGGGCATATTCGGGCAGCTGGATGTCGGGGAGGACGACCTTTTTAGGAAGACCGGTATCAATCACGGTAGCACTAAAATTAGTAGGGCTACTGGGTGAATGACGACGGTTATTATGATAGTTGCTCATCTGTGTACTATGCCTCCTCTGCCCGCCACCATCGGAACTAGACACGACAATTCCTTCACGGTATTCACACCATTCGTTGGCGCGAAGATGGTGCGGCATATCGAGGCTGGGTAGTAAACCAGCTCCACGGAGATTTGGATGCATCGGAAAGAGATGTTTACGAAGATATGGTGGAGTCTCGAGGTACGAAAGTATATGCGCCAGGAAGTTCGATGGGTCCGAGTATGCGGTATACCGTTTGGCAGAGGAGTCGTTACCGTTGAGCGCACCACTCGTTTTGTCTATAGGGAACTCGTGATAATTACCTTGGCCGTGGTACGTATCGCGCGGACTattctcatcgtcatcaaaCACCACTACCTCATCAACACAAAAGACGGCGAGGGCACGTGCGATGATACCAGCCAAGAGAGTCTTTTGCTCCACAGAATGAGCACTTTCAAGAGCCTCATCAGTATCAACTTTCTACTGTCGGTCCTAGTGgcagagaaacaaaactaATCACGCAACACGGTCTATACATACTTGGCCACGATGCTGCCTGGGATAGCGACAGTCAATGTATGCGATCGGCCACCAGTTGGGGTAAAAACAGCGGTAGGCTTCGAGGTGAAGACATAATTTGAATGGCCGCCATTATCAAGCTGACCGTGGTCGTGAGAGGTCTTGCGTTTCTGAGAAAACAATTGGGTCAATGACTGGCGGTAAGGGATTTGGAGAAGgcagaagtatatatatgtacctTGGGAACATTGGGGCGTCGCATCTTGGGCCGCAAACGAGGAGACAAAGGGGGCTTTGGAACAGAGTACGAAGGGAGCCTGTGATAGTAATTGGTGTTTTGCATTGGATCGCAAATATTTCACACAAAACCCCTTTGACTAATCGACAGGTTTGTTATTATGGAGCATGGACACCGAGATGGTATTGACCGATAAGGATGGTTCTTGATGACGTCGGTCTCCACCGCCTTATGGAACCTTTAGCGCCTGCCGCACTTTAATTTGTCTATCCTTTCATCATTCAGAAAGGTAGGTCTACAGGGTCAGGTACCGCTACCAATCAGTCTCCGATGCACTCTTGGATCATCAGGAACATGCCAAATTTGGTGACAAACCACTACTTATCACCATGCCTAAATACCACCCTAATATACACCCTGCTGCGCTCCCTGTTCACCAACTGCCTCTCCTTTCAATTCCTGCATGATCTTCACTCCGGAACTAGTGCCAATCCGTTCGGCTCCTGTTTTCAGCATGCGAATACAATCCTCCGCTGAGCGCACTCCTCCGCTAGCCTTAACCTTGCATCCATTGCCTACCAAACCCGCAGTGGCTCGCATGAGGGCCACGTTGTCAATGTTGGCACCGGGCCCATTGAATCCTGTGCTGGTCTTGATAAAATCAGCCCCAGCCACATCCGCAATGACCGACCCCGCAATAATCTCCTCCCGTGAGAGCTGCGAAGTCTCCAGGATGACCTTCAATTTAATCGGCGACGGTGCTGCCTTCCGCACACCTAGTATATCTGTGTAGACATCCGTATACTTTCCTTCCTTCAAGAGAGGATACTTGAGAACCATATCCAGCTCGGCGGCTCCCTGTTCAACTGCATCCCGGGCTTCCTGCTCTTTCTCTGAGGTCTCATACATGCCCTCATGAAATCCCACAACGCAAGCCACCTTCACATCAGAGCTTCCTTTAAGTTCCTGTACCGCGCGACGGACATGGTTTAGGCGGACGCAGACAGTCGCAAACTGGTATTGAAGGGCTTCGGCGCACAGCTGGTCGATCTGTTGTTCCGTCGCAGTCAACGCCAACTGAGTGTGATCAATCGTACGATTAACTTCGGATGGTAATGGTGTCTTGTATTCAGGGAAAGCCTCGGGGAGTGAGTCTTTAATAGTAGAAATCAGAGCAGCCCACTCTGCGTCGTTCTTTGGGGGAGACATCTTGCTCTAAAGGCAACTGTCACAGGTTAGGCAGATGCGCGCTATCATATATTATCGCGAATTCGACCTACCCTAAGATTAAAACTCTGTTTCGAACGTTCAACTAGTTAACGGCTCGTTTGAATTTGTCGTGAATTTCTGGGGACAGCGAATTTCTCTCTCGTAAATGCGGAGAAATGCCATCACGTGATGATATATCAGCATCACATGGAGAAGAGCTACCGCAGAGTATGCCCGCAGGGCATTAGAAAATGGTTGTTTCCAGATCTCAATCAGAAGCACTACAATATAGAGCGCTCATCCTATTGATAATAAAGTAGAAGATATAGTAACTGGTATAGTAACAATCCAACCCAAAACCACGACTGCCCATCGCGCCATGCGCAACATTCCTTTATTAACCCTCAAGAACAGCAGAATCCTACTAACTGAACTTAGCGGCAACTCTTGCATTCTGGCCCTCGAATATCATCCACGCGCCCAATTCTCCTAGGTCCAAATCCACCGggtccgccgccgccgccgccgccgcctccgGAGCCGGATCCACCACTGCCTCCCCAGCGAGCCCTAGTATTCGGATGATTTTGGGAACGATTGATATTGAATTGCGAGTTCTGCGCGGCCGTGTATGGATCAAGCTGTGAAGTCAAGTCAGCATAACATAGACAAGTATGATGGTGGCGAAACAGGACAAAGCAGCTAGACAGTGTGGAAGATGTGGGATAGTTTGGTGACTAAAGGAAATAAACCATCACGTACCGAGAAAAGGCTCACGAAGTAGAGGCCGAAGAAAATATAGATGTTCTCGATAAGGCGGTTGATGCGAACCCAGAGGGGCGGACTGAGATGATAAGGCACAGTCAGTGAGTTGTCATCCAAGGCGTAAAGTGGCTGTCTCCATACCTTCCCAGAACCTGTCCATTGGACAGGTAAGTTTGCGGTTTTGACGACATGATGCAGTAGCGACCAGACGTTGTTGGTTCTGTTAATGACGGTAATAGAGTGGTGGTAAGTGGCATTCATGAGATGGGGATTGGCGTGCTTTATCTTAGCGCCGGAACTCGTGATTCAGGTTCCACTTTAAGGCAACGGTTTCCATATCGGGTAACTGAAATAGTGACTGAGGTCCCGTCAAAGCCAGGCAAAGATAACATTCTACTTAGACATACCAAATTCAGTATCAGGAACTCTAATTTTCTCGCGAACATACTTCCACACAGACTGAAAAGTTAGCTGTGTACCTAGTGATATCTTACCCTTATGATACCtgaaagatatataaaaaagTGATCGATAATGACAAGCAATATTCTTCTTGAACTCTAGTACATATGGGTATCTCTATATACAACTCCAGAGCTCCAGTGCCTTCCCACAACGTCATCAGCCATAAAACGTCATTTGGAAATGTAGCCTTGTTTAATCATGTTTCTGGTCGTTCTCTGGAACTATCTCACCCCGTAGGTCGTCCAAACCACGGAaaccttcttcaacagtcCACTTCTCGTCCTTGCGAGGATGTAAGATGTGGCAGCTAGCCCCAACGACTAACAAGCCAGGTGGGCGTGAGCCTTCAGCTTCAAATGCAAGGCACACATTTTCTAGAGTAGAACGGATCACTCGCTGATCAGTGCAGGAAGCCCGCTCAATAATCGCGCAGGGAGTATCCTTGGGCCAAGGAGTTCGTGGGCGCGAACCTTCCTGGGGTGGTGTAGTCAACGATTCTACCAGCGCCGATAGTCGGTGTAATGCCATCAAAAAGACTACTGTTTGAGTGGGAACGTAGGTGGGAGGCTCGGGAGCTGCTCCCTTTCTTCCTGTCCCAGTGCAGATCAGGACCTGGTCAGACACGCCTCGATGAGTCGCTGGTATCTCTGCGAACAATGAAGCGCTCAGAGCGCTAGTGATTCCGGGCAAGACAACTGGAGTATAACCTTCACCTCGGAAGAATTCAAACTCCTCACCCCCTCTTCCGTACAAATACGGGTCTCCTTGCTTTAGCCGAAGAACATACCGTCCTCGACGCAGTGAGTCCAGCCCCATTTGCAGAAATTCCTCTTGCGCTTGATCCGCATTCCCAGGGAACTTCCGTGCAATATGAACTTCTGTTCTCCGTGGAATTAGTTTCAAAACAGGTTCTGGAACCAGTTTATCTGCGAGAATGATGTCTGCATTCTGAATTGCATTGTAGGTTGCTCGCGTGAGCATGTCCGGATGTCCAGGGCCCGAACCTGCCAAAAcaattttccctttcttttctaggtGACCCAGCCCATTGGTGCTATCCAAGCTATTTTTACCAGACGAGTATGcttgaagaatggcatcgATATCAGCATCACTAATAGCAGCGAGTTTTTGGAGAGGCCAGTATTCGCATATTTGGGAGAGCCAGCGGATCCGCCGTGTCTTTGCGGCAGAGATGTCATCCTCTGTCACTAACTTGTTGAACGTATGACTTTGACCGGtgatatcatcctcgtctcctTCGAGGGGTGCAGTGCACAGACCTGCGGCATAGTCCTCCGCCCAGAGGCGCCTTCTTACGGCTCCCAGTCTGTCTATAGCGGTTCCAAGAttggaagggagagaagaagagatttcTCTCCTTAACCGAGACGCAAGCTTGCAACCACGCCCCGATGTCGTAATCCCAATATGAAGAGGGCCATCTGAGTACGTGGACAGCAAGCTAAAAGTACACAGTTCCGGGGCGTCAGAGACATTGACAGGAATCCTAAGCCGCCGACAAAGCTTCGAGATGTGTGCACCTATCAGGTAATTAGATAATATTCCTTGGTAACTTGTAAGACCAGCACATACTCAACGGATGATTCCCACCAAGGGTTACAAAAACCGTGTCAACGACATGGTCGACCTCTTCCCGGCCCAGAGTCTTcagatcatcatcttggAACTCTCTGCGTACCCATTGTACAGAACCATTCTCAATACGCTCAGATAAGCTGAAATGCAAGTCTCCAGTGTCTGGCGCAATGATGACTGGCTTTGCGCCGGCTTCTAGGGATTTCGCACAACGAGCTGCAGCAAGAGGGTTTCCACCGATAATCAAATGGACCTGGGATTCAGCATAGACCGCCGTCAGCAATGGTGCTGGAGATCCGTTATCACACGATGCGTCTTTCATTGTGCCAAAGTTGCCACCGCAGGTAAACCCTGCTGTTGCGAATGGAATCTCTTAATGTTTTTTTAGTGTACTTTGAGATAATTGTGAAGATGTGGAAGCGAAATCAGCGAAAACCGAGTAATTTTTATTCCTTTACCCCACAATCACCGAAATGGCAGAGGGGCCCTCAGTCAATATGATTGCTTGCGGGCACAAAATGTCCGCGGAAATAGGCTCAACGCAACCGAATGAGAGGCGAATTGGAGATAAGGATTGAGTTTCTCCTGATAATCGCAGTTACACGGTCTGATAAGACTATCCAGGCGATTAATAAAGCAAATCCCATGTACCACAGCAGTTATCAGTCATCTGAAATTGtgactctttcttttatataCATTTCTCTGTAGTTCCCGATGCGGTTAAAGCGATATTGCGTGATCGTGCATTTTGTTGCTTATCTAAGCCCCGCACTGGTCATCACGAATCAACCTGAAGCTCATTAGCCGTTATCGCGATGAGGATGTTTTCACGGTTTGACTGCCTCGTTTCGCGATGTTACCCACTGATCAGCTATTATGGTCGCTGCAAGACAACCGAAGTTGCAGCATGATGGTTCTCTCACAATCAGTATATCAGAACACTGGCAGGATTCAATAGGGAAACCCTAGAACTTTAGCCAAGATAAGACTAGGATTGAGATAGAATACCCATGATGTTCatccggggaggaagatgccCTAGAAAAGTAAACATAGAAGACCAGGAACTTGAACCTCCTCAGCACTTCCCgtggtgatgttgaccaGACTGATGCCTTAGTCACCAATACTAGAGTGTATATCACGTGACATAGAGCTTCGGGCAGCTTGACTGGCAAGACGTCAAGCTCCATGTTCGTTCCCATCCTCAGCCCGTCACTCCGTCATCAGATATATCTTCTCACGAACTACCTCCCATCCCTCGGTTTCGGAACACTTAATCCATTCCACTTGATACCCTCTATCATTAACTCCGAAACCGTCAAACTCAGTCACAACATCCgtcatcatggctgacgGAGTATTGAAGGCGGAGAAGGACTTCTCCAAGGATGCTGACAAGCTGATTCCCGAGGCCGAGCAGATCGCCAAGGTTGGATTCGCTCCATATAGCTGCACTCGAGTGTGATATTGACATGACTGGTAGACCGATGCCCAACGCGCGATTGACAGTCTGCTCGGACTGGAGAAACAAGCGAGACAGGTATGACATATGACCGCCCCTGTCTGATGGTCTACGATATTGACGGAGTTCTAATACAGGCCTCTGACCTCCCAACTACATCCCGCCTTCTCGTCACGATTGTAACCCTTAGCAAAAACTCCGGAGACTGGAACCTTCTCAACGACCAagtcctccttctctccaagaagcatGGCCAGCTTAAACAAGCCATTACAAAGATGGTGCAGGTGGTGATGGGATTCCTGGATGAGACACCCAACTTGGATGTGAAGTTGTCTGTCATCCAGACCCTCCGGACTGTGACTGAGGGAAAGGTGGGTGCCTCGAGAGCCTCTATCTGTCCAGCTTATGGCTGATACACCGTACAGATCTTTGTCGAAGTCGAAAGAGCCCGCGTCACCCGCATCCTGTCGAACATCAAGAAATCTCAAGGCGATCTCAATGCCGCCGCTGATATTCTCTGCGAACTGCAAGTTGAGACATTCGGATCCATGACTAGAAGAGAGAAGACCGAATTTATTCTGGAACAAGTGGCCCTTTGCATAGAGCGTGGCGACTGGACACAAGCAACAATCTTGAGCCGCAAGATCAATAAGCGTTACTTCAATCGtaagccgaagaagagcccCGAGGAGATCGCGAAGCTCAAgaaggaggccgaggaaagggagaagacCCGTGGTCCGGATGAGCCCCCGATGGAAGTTGACGACGACGTAACGGATCTGAAGCTCCGCTACTATGAACAACAGATCATCCTTTCGAACCATGATTACAAGTATCTGGAGGTGTGTAAACATTATCGGGAAGTGCTGGATACAGAGTCGGTAGAAAACAACCCAGAACAGCTGCGAGCAGTAAGTATTGTttgtcttgatcttgttggTAGTAAGCTAATGATCACAGGTTCTTGCCCGGATTATCTACTACATCATCCTGTCCCCGTATGACAACGAACAGTCAGATCTGTTGCACCGCATCCAATCGGACTCTCGAATCTCAATGGTTCCCGTGGAAAACCGGCTTCTGAAGTTTTTCACCATTCACGAACTGATGCGCTGGCCGGCCATTGGACAGCAATTCGGCCCCCATTTGTGCAATACCGATGTATTCAGCCCCAAGCCCAGCCAGTCCGCAGACGACCAACCATTCAAGCGGTGGCAAGATCTTCGGAAGCGGGTTATTGAACACAATGTTCGTGTTGTGGCCAAATATTACACGCGGATCCAGATGGGCCGATTGACTCAGCTTTTGGACTTAactgaggaggagacggagaAGTACATCAGTGAATTGGTCACATCGAAGACAATCTATGCGAAGATCGACCGTCCCGCGCGGCTGATCAACTTCGCCAAGCCGCGcgatgctgatgatgtgTTGAACGAATGGAGTAGCGACATGAAGAGCCTCCTGGGGCTCTTGGAGCGCATCGACCACTTGATcaccaaggaagagatgatggcCCGTATCCTCCCCACCCGGGAGAAGGGTAAGGCCCGTTAAACGGGGTGGTTTAGAAAGTGGTCAGCGATTATGAATCGGCGCTGGTTTCACGGCGTGTAAAATTACGAGACAGTATCTAGAAATGGATTAATGCTTTTGCATGCTATATACATGATGCTGCGCCGGCTATTGCCCGTTCTCCAAGCTAATCGTCTATTATGAAACAGTTTCCGTGGAGTCTATAGGGGACGCCAAAGTAAAACATTCTAAATCTAGATCTATAATCTAAAAGGGCAAGTCCATATCATtcacatcctcctcttccgcaTCCTTCTTGTTACCGCCCTCCAACTGCTCCCTAATAAACCTCACCGCAGCATCCAGGTACGGCCTCTGGCTCGGCAAGAAATGTCCACCAGGATGCCACACAACCTTACCCTCCTTCTCCGGATCTCCCGCACAAGCCTCAACCAACGCCCTACTCCTCGActcctcaacaacagcatctAATGACCCCAAAACATGCAAAATCGGCGTCTGCAACGCCGGACTCTCATAAAACCCTCGATACCGCGCCCCCGGCGAGCGAAATCCACTATAACACAGCGCAAACTTAAAAGGCGGATGACTCAACCCCTCAAACGCCTTCGGAAACGGTACCCCAGCCACAACAGCATCGGTCTCACCCTTCCCCTCCGACGCAACATTCGCATCCAAAAACCTCGCAAACGCCTCCTTCCGACCCGGCTCGA is a window from the Aspergillus oryzae RIB40 DNA, chromosome 6 genome containing:
- a CDS encoding alpha/beta hydrolase (phospholipase/carboxyhydrolase) — translated: MSKQPLKLLMLHGYTQSGPLFHAKSRALIKHLTKAFPLHDVTATYPTGPLRLNPADIPGYEPTQETPTEPLEAYGWFRRSNTASPPEYLGLEDGLAAVAKVMSEEGPFDGVIGFSQGAAMAAMVVSLLEPGRKEAFARFLDANVASEGKGETDAVVAGVPFPKAFEGLSHPPFKFALCYSGFRSPGARYRGFYESPALQTPILHVLGSLDAVVEESRSRALVEACAGDPEKEGKVVWHPGGHFLPSQRPYLDAAVRFIREQLEGGNKKDAEEEDVNDMDLPF